A genomic window from Paraburkholderia phytofirmans OLGA172 includes:
- a CDS encoding nuclear transport factor 2 family protein, giving the protein MSSTVSRQQLLDLLANFCDTWAGTPSVPAADLFAHDVELFSSHRGNAQGREEVLGLLRGDFAGLEAVRISATNRVPRVSSDDSVVGAYVYGQAQRASGAADGEAALFGGVLVLSFESRESRLFIRTVRFQLGWAEGVTALLAGWQLPPMNRAWRPGDQPAVVVSEMDAPWHRIPVSELPISDEDAVAEAWFRYVWALDQADFVLFEQSFSENIEAELTPMGRMKGRRTLMGTLKAFRLPWPWMQHYGEPVQVEIEPDGNSAALLLGRITPGQTQTPEGKQLYGAHYRIRTVRSGEESWQISQMEYIPGWISFE; this is encoded by the coding sequence ATGTCATCCACAGTTTCACGTCAGCAACTGCTCGATCTACTGGCCAACTTCTGCGACACCTGGGCGGGCACGCCATCGGTGCCGGCCGCAGACCTGTTCGCCCATGACGTCGAGCTATTCAGTAGCCATCGCGGCAATGCGCAAGGTCGCGAGGAAGTTCTGGGTCTGCTGCGCGGCGACTTCGCGGGCCTGGAAGCTGTGCGCATTTCTGCGACCAATCGAGTGCCGCGAGTCAGCAGCGATGACAGCGTGGTCGGTGCCTATGTCTATGGACAGGCTCAGCGGGCCTCTGGCGCGGCCGACGGCGAGGCCGCCTTATTCGGTGGCGTGTTAGTTCTGTCGTTCGAAAGCCGCGAAAGCCGGCTATTCATCCGCACTGTCCGGTTCCAGCTTGGCTGGGCCGAAGGCGTTACGGCCCTGCTAGCCGGGTGGCAGTTGCCGCCGATGAACCGAGCCTGGAGGCCTGGCGATCAGCCTGCTGTAGTCGTGAGCGAAATGGATGCGCCCTGGCACCGCATCCCGGTCTCTGAACTTCCTATCAGCGACGAAGACGCCGTCGCCGAAGCGTGGTTCCGTTACGTCTGGGCATTGGATCAGGCTGACTTCGTGCTGTTCGAGCAAAGCTTCAGCGAGAACATAGAAGCCGAGCTGACTCCAATGGGACGCATGAAGGGGCGTCGCACGCTTATGGGTACGCTCAAGGCGTTCCGTCTGCCCTGGCCCTGGATGCAGCACTATGGCGAACCGGTTCAGGTCGAGATCGAACCTGATGGCAACAGCGCAGCACTGCTGTTGGGCCGGATCACGCCCGGGCAAACACAAACACCCGAGGGCAAGCAACTCTACGGTGCACATTACCGCATCCGCACAGTTCGGAGCGGCGAGGAATCATGGCAAATCAGCCAGATG
- a CDS encoding LysR family transcriptional regulator, producing MEPNRFGDITAFVAAVKTGSFTAAAASLGLTRSAVGKSIVRLEARMDVRLLNRTTRKLSLTDEGLVVYERWRQILEDLEEVDATMALRRGKPTGTLKLTAPLSFGQRHILPLLDAYLKQWPELRADIWFTDRFVDLVEEGFDIGVRIGAPKHDSQLLTRTIGCQQFVTCASPDYLARRGVPKTPQDLIGHDTIAFLSGERPSPWRFNTPEGLYLFEGPGRLNIDSSEALHEAALAGFGLAHQPTYITGNDLQSGDLVEVLEAYRPQPDPIRVLYPSKRHLSPRIRAFIDLLVERWEAGVPWEALSSKQADGK from the coding sequence ATGGAACCGAACCGATTCGGCGACATCACCGCTTTTGTCGCAGCGGTGAAGACCGGCAGTTTCACTGCTGCTGCCGCCTCGCTCGGCCTGACCCGCTCTGCGGTCGGCAAGAGCATCGTGCGCCTGGAAGCGAGGATGGACGTGCGGCTGCTCAACCGAACGACCCGCAAGCTAAGCCTGACCGATGAAGGCCTGGTCGTGTACGAGCGCTGGCGCCAGATTCTCGAGGACCTGGAAGAAGTGGATGCCACCATGGCCCTGCGCCGTGGCAAGCCGACTGGCACGCTCAAGCTGACAGCGCCGTTGTCCTTCGGGCAGCGTCACATTCTGCCGCTGCTGGACGCATATCTGAAGCAGTGGCCCGAGCTGCGTGCCGACATCTGGTTCACAGACCGGTTCGTCGACTTGGTCGAGGAGGGCTTCGACATTGGCGTGCGCATTGGCGCGCCCAAGCACGACTCTCAACTCCTGACCCGCACAATTGGGTGCCAACAGTTCGTGACTTGTGCCTCGCCTGACTACCTGGCCCGGCGCGGAGTTCCGAAGACACCGCAGGACCTGATTGGGCACGACACGATTGCTTTTCTCAGCGGCGAGAGGCCGAGCCCGTGGCGGTTCAACACGCCGGAAGGCCTCTATCTGTTCGAGGGGCCCGGACGCCTGAATATCGATAGCTCCGAGGCTTTGCACGAAGCCGCCCTCGCGGGCTTCGGCTTGGCGCATCAACCTACCTACATCACCGGCAACGACCTGCAGAGTGGCGATCTGGTAGAGGTGCTGGAAGCGTATCGTCCTCAGCCCGACCCGATCCGGGTGCTTTACCCGAGTAAGCGGCATCTGTCACCACGCATCCGTGCCTTCATCGATCTGTTGGTGGAGCGCTGGGAGGCTGGCGTACCGTGGGAAGCGCTATCGAGCAAGCAAGCAGATGGGAAATGA
- the fdnG gene encoding formate dehydrogenase-N subunit alpha, translating into MINLTRRQFLKISASTLAGSSLALVGFSPDAALAEVRQYKLQRMTETRNTCTYCSVGCGVLMYSLGDNAKNAKASIMHIEGDPDHPVNRGTLCPKGASLLDIVHSESRLLYPEYRAPGSDHWVRISWDDALDRIAKLMKSDRDTNFVPTTPEGTTVNRWLTTGMLAASAASNEVGYLTQKVARSFGLLSFDNQARVUHGPTVAGLAPTFGRGAMTNHWVDIKNADVILVMGGNAAEAHPCGFKWVVEAKAHRGARLIVVDPRFNRTASVADFYAPIRTGTDIAFLGGVIHYLIENDKIQHEYVRNYTDFSFVIRDDFAFADGLYSGYDAEARTYDKTSWEYEIGADGYVKTDPTLSHPRCVYRLLKAHYSRYTAEMVESICGTPRTKFMEVCEMLATTSAPDKAGTLLYALGWTHHSVGAQIIRAGAMVQLLLGNIGISGGGVNALRGHSNIQGLTDLGLLSDMLPGYMTMPRESEQKYEDYATARTLEPLRPNQLSYYKNFPSFFVSLMKAWWGDAANAENDWAYSYLPKLDKTYDILQAVELMNEGKMNGYICQGFNIIASAPDKAKVIAGLSKLKWLIIMDPLATETSEFWKNYGPFNDVDPAHIQTEVFRLPTSCFAEENGAVVSSSRVLQWHWKGAEPPGEAKSDIDIMSGIFSRVREMYRTSGGAFPDPILNLTWPYDNPESPRPDELAREYNGRAIAPVTDPSNKEKVLVKAGQQLAAFSQLRADGSTASGCWIFCGSWTEQGNQMARRDNSDPTGIGQTLGWAWAWPENRRVLYNRASCDVSGRPFDPSRKLISWDGKAWSGDDVPDFKADEPPELGMGPFIMNPEGVARFFARGAMNEGPFPEHYEPFETPLGYNPLHPDNPAATSNPVARIFPSDRKKFGKADEFPHTATTYRLTEHFHFWTKHARLNAIIQPQQFVEIGEDLAKSIDVVAGDRVKVSSKRGHIIAVAVVTKRIKPLIIEGKKVQTVGIPLHWGFKGLAEPGYLTNTLTPSVGDGNTQTPEFKSFLVKVEKV; encoded by the coding sequence ATGATCAACCTGACTCGCCGTCAGTTTCTCAAGATTTCAGCATCCACACTTGCCGGATCCAGCCTCGCGTTGGTGGGGTTCTCTCCCGACGCCGCGCTCGCTGAGGTTCGACAGTACAAGCTCCAGAGGATGACTGAGACAAGAAATACCTGCACATACTGCTCCGTGGGGTGCGGGGTCCTGATGTACAGTCTCGGTGATAATGCAAAGAATGCGAAAGCCAGCATCATGCACATCGAGGGCGATCCAGACCATCCTGTCAACCGTGGCACGCTATGCCCGAAAGGCGCAAGCCTGCTCGACATCGTGCATAGCGAAAGCCGCCTCCTTTACCCCGAATATAGAGCGCCGGGCTCTGACCACTGGGTTCGTATCTCCTGGGACGACGCGCTTGATCGCATCGCAAAACTGATGAAGAGCGACCGCGACACGAATTTCGTTCCGACTACTCCCGAAGGTACGACGGTCAACCGTTGGCTGACGACTGGCATGCTGGCGGCTTCGGCGGCGAGCAATGAAGTTGGATATCTGACACAGAAGGTCGCCAGGAGCTTTGGATTACTTAGTTTCGACAACCAGGCTCGGGTCTGACACGGTCCGACGGTGGCAGGTCTTGCCCCGACATTTGGCCGTGGAGCGATGACGAACCATTGGGTCGACATCAAGAACGCGGACGTTATTCTGGTGATGGGCGGCAATGCCGCCGAAGCACATCCATGCGGATTCAAATGGGTCGTTGAAGCAAAGGCACATCGCGGCGCCCGACTGATCGTCGTTGATCCACGTTTTAACCGCACAGCCTCGGTTGCGGACTTCTATGCCCCGATTCGGACTGGCACAGACATCGCGTTCCTGGGTGGGGTGATCCATTACCTCATCGAGAACGACAAGATTCAGCACGAGTACGTTCGCAATTACACCGATTTCAGCTTTGTCATCAGGGATGACTTTGCGTTTGCGGATGGGCTTTACTCCGGGTACGACGCTGAAGCCCGCACGTACGATAAAACCAGCTGGGAATACGAGATTGGTGCTGACGGATACGTAAAGACCGACCCCACACTTTCGCATCCTCGTTGCGTGTATCGCTTGCTTAAGGCGCACTACTCTCGCTACACGGCGGAGATGGTGGAGTCGATTTGCGGGACGCCTCGAACTAAATTCATGGAAGTGTGCGAAATGCTCGCCACAACGTCCGCTCCAGACAAAGCCGGCACGCTGCTGTATGCGCTTGGTTGGACGCACCACTCCGTCGGCGCACAGATCATCCGTGCCGGAGCGATGGTACAACTTCTCCTGGGCAACATCGGTATATCTGGCGGCGGCGTCAACGCGCTACGAGGGCACTCGAACATTCAGGGCCTGACGGACCTCGGTCTCTTAAGCGACATGCTGCCAGGCTACATGACGATGCCCAGGGAATCGGAGCAGAAGTACGAGGATTACGCCACTGCGCGAACGCTCGAGCCACTGCGGCCGAACCAGCTGAGCTATTACAAGAATTTCCCATCCTTTTTCGTCAGCCTGATGAAGGCATGGTGGGGCGACGCCGCGAATGCGGAGAATGACTGGGCTTACTCTTACCTGCCCAAGCTCGACAAAACCTACGACATCCTCCAGGCCGTGGAGTTGATGAACGAAGGAAAGATGAACGGCTACATATGCCAGGGCTTCAATATCATCGCGTCGGCACCGGACAAGGCGAAGGTTATCGCCGGTCTCAGTAAGCTCAAGTGGCTGATAATCATGGATCCGCTGGCAACGGAGACTTCCGAGTTCTGGAAAAACTACGGACCGTTCAACGACGTTGATCCGGCCCACATCCAGACCGAAGTCTTCAGACTTCCCACCAGCTGCTTTGCAGAAGAAAACGGTGCGGTCGTCAGTTCGTCGCGCGTACTGCAGTGGCACTGGAAAGGTGCTGAACCTCCTGGCGAGGCCAAAAGCGACATCGACATCATGAGCGGGATTTTCTCACGCGTGCGAGAGATGTATCGCACGTCCGGCGGCGCCTTCCCGGACCCAATCCTGAATTTGACATGGCCCTACGACAACCCCGAGAGCCCGCGCCCGGACGAGTTGGCACGTGAGTACAACGGTCGCGCGATCGCGCCTGTAACCGATCCTTCCAACAAAGAAAAGGTGTTAGTCAAAGCCGGCCAGCAACTGGCAGCTTTTAGCCAGTTACGAGCTGACGGAAGTACGGCGAGCGGGTGCTGGATTTTCTGCGGCTCATGGACAGAACAGGGCAATCAGATGGCGCGTCGCGATAACAGCGACCCCACAGGCATCGGTCAGACACTGGGGTGGGCCTGGGCTTGGCCGGAGAATCGGCGCGTGCTTTATAACCGCGCGTCCTGCGACGTCTCAGGCAGACCATTTGATCCGTCCCGTAAGCTGATCTCGTGGGACGGCAAAGCCTGGAGCGGTGATGATGTTCCGGACTTCAAGGCCGATGAACCGCCTGAGCTCGGTATGGGGCCATTCATCATGAACCCCGAAGGCGTTGCCCGATTCTTCGCCCGAGGGGCGATGAATGAAGGCCCATTCCCCGAACACTATGAACCGTTCGAGACGCCGCTAGGATACAACCCGCTGCATCCTGACAATCCGGCAGCCACGAGCAATCCGGTAGCCCGGATATTCCCGTCTGACCGAAAGAAGTTCGGCAAGGCGGACGAATTCCCGCATACGGCGACTACCTATCGCCTGACCGAGCATTTCCACTTCTGGACCAAGCATGCGCGGCTCAACGCGATCATACAGCCACAGCAATTCGTTGAGATTGGCGAAGACCTTGCCAAGTCGATTGATGTCGTCGCAGGCGATCGGGTGAAGGTGTCGTCAAAGCGCGGGCACATCATTGCCGTTGCCGTGGTTACCAAGCGCATAAAGCCGCTCATCATTGAAGGGAAAAAAGTCCAGACGGTCGGCATACCCCTCCACTGGGGTTTCAAAGGATTGGCGGAACCAGGGTATCTCACAAACACGTTGACTCCATCCGTGGGAGACGGGAACACCCAAACCCCCGAGTTCAAGTCATTCCTGGTGAAGGTTGAAAAAGTGTGA
- the fdxH gene encoding formate dehydrogenase subunit beta, translating to MALQSLDIRRLSATTVQPPADRVPVTGTVAKLIDVSKCIGCKACQTACMEWNDLRDEIGTTTGIYDNPRDLSEHSWTVMRFSEYENPKGDLEWLIRKDGCMHCDDPGCLKACPSPGAIVQYTNGIVDFHEENCIGCGYCIAGCPFNVPRISKKDNRAYKCTLCSDRVAVGQEPACVKTCPTGAIMFGTKEDMTQHAAARIVDLKDRGFEHAGLYDPLGVNGTHVMYVLHHADQPTLYHGLPDNPRINPMVRVWKGIAKPLALVALVLMAVAGFFHYTRTGPNEVHEADNDAAAEELKREREQQNEQS from the coding sequence ATGGCACTGCAGTCACTAGACATCCGACGCCTTTCCGCTACCACGGTTCAGCCTCCGGCTGACCGTGTTCCCGTGACCGGAACCGTCGCAAAGCTGATCGACGTATCCAAGTGCATTGGGTGCAAGGCATGCCAGACAGCTTGCATGGAATGGAACGATCTTCGTGATGAAATCGGCACGACGACGGGCATATACGACAATCCGCGTGACCTGTCCGAGCACTCATGGACCGTGATGCGGTTCAGCGAGTACGAGAATCCAAAGGGCGACCTCGAGTGGCTCATCCGGAAAGATGGGTGCATGCATTGTGACGATCCCGGTTGCCTGAAGGCTTGCCCGTCGCCTGGCGCCATCGTCCAGTACACCAACGGCATCGTGGATTTTCACGAAGAAAACTGCATCGGATGCGGCTACTGCATCGCCGGCTGCCCCTTCAACGTGCCACGGATATCGAAGAAGGACAACCGCGCCTACAAGTGCACCTTGTGCTCTGACCGCGTCGCCGTTGGCCAGGAGCCTGCCTGTGTAAAGACCTGCCCCACGGGAGCGATCATGTTCGGCACGAAGGAAGACATGACACAACACGCGGCCGCCCGTATCGTCGACCTGAAGGACCGAGGATTCGAGCACGCCGGTCTATATGACCCCCTTGGAGTCAACGGTACTCACGTCATGTACGTATTGCACCATGCGGACCAGCCGACTCTTTACCACGGTCTGCCGGACAACCCACGGATAAATCCGATGGTACGTGTCTGGAAAGGGATTGCGAAGCCACTCGCCCTCGTCGCACTGGTGCTCATGGCGGTCGCAGGGTTTTTCCACTACACGCGTACTGGTCCGAACGAGGTTCATGAAGCGGACAACGACGCTGCCGCCGAAGAGTTGAAGCGCGAAAGGGAGCAGCAAAATGAGCAATCCTGA
- a CDS encoding formate dehydrogenase subunit gamma has translation MSNPESKAPLLIERYNANERTNHWITAISFILVALSGLAMFHPAMFWLSALFGGGQWMRIVHPLFGLVMFFSFSLLALRFWHHNLIDLDDIRWLMKIGDVLINREDRLPEVGRYNAGQKMLFWTLVPCMLVLLPTGIVIWRHYFSEFFPVNIIRLSALLHATAAFVLVASIIVHIYAGIWIKGAIGAMIRGTVMLGWARKHHPRWFRDVIKARVHQKHD, from the coding sequence ATGAGCAATCCTGAATCGAAGGCCCCCCTTCTCATCGAAAGATACAATGCCAATGAGCGAACCAATCACTGGATAACTGCGATCAGCTTCATACTCGTCGCTCTCTCAGGACTCGCCATGTTTCATCCTGCGATGTTCTGGCTTTCAGCGTTGTTTGGCGGTGGTCAGTGGATGCGTATCGTGCATCCGCTCTTTGGTTTGGTCATGTTCTTTTCGTTCTCATTGCTTGCGCTGCGCTTCTGGCATCACAATCTGATCGACCTAGATGACATACGCTGGCTTATGAAAATTGGCGATGTGCTCATTAACCGGGAAGACAGGTTGCCGGAGGTAGGACGATATAACGCAGGCCAAAAGATGCTCTTCTGGACACTGGTTCCCTGCATGCTCGTCCTGCTCCCGACCGGGATTGTGATCTGGCGGCACTACTTTTCAGAATTTTTCCCCGTCAACATTATCCGTCTCAGTGCACTGCTCCATGCAACCGCAGCGTTTGTGCTGGTAGCCAGCATCATCGTCCACATATATGCAGGGATCTGGATCAAGGGAGCCATAGGGGCCATGATTCGAGGGACTGTCATGTTAGGATGGGCGCGCAAACATCATCCGCGCTGGTTCCGGGACGTAATTAAAGCGCGCGTTCATCAAAAACATGACTGA
- a CDS encoding MFS transporter, translating to MFTVAVCGVGLFFDLLEIVLGNALSVVFSAPPHAATSRELSFLLSSLYIGAAIGAPACGFLADRFGRKVVLTLILFRLAALSVCEGMSPNIATLTLFRVLADVSIEAFWPLVVAYLTDILVLSVLLLALAPRSRSREPVYKERPR from the coding sequence TTGTTTACCGTCGCTGTATGTGGCGTCGGCCTCTTCTTCGATCTTCTCGAAATTGTGCTCGGGAACGCGCTATCGGTGGTTTTTTCAGCCCCTCCCCATGCTGCCACGTCTCGCGAACTGTCGTTCCTGTTGTCGTCGCTCTACATTGGCGCGGCTATCGGCGCACCTGCATGCGGATTTCTCGCCGATCGATTTGGCCGAAAAGTCGTTCTGACGTTGATTTTATTCCGGTTGGCCGCCTTGTCGGTCTGCGAGGGCATGTCGCCGAATATCGCGACATTAACCTTGTTCCGCGTGCTAGCGGACGTCTCCATTGAAGCATTCTGGCCGCTCGTCGTTGCTTATCTCACAGACATACTTGTCCTCAGCGTCCTACTACTGGCCCTTGCGCCCCGAAGCCGGTCCCGCGAGCCGGTCTACAAGGAGCGGCCACGCTGA
- a CDS encoding ATP-binding protein — MMIIRDVEILQDERRVLVGKKPVKLGSRAFDILELLATAGGELVSKHEIMRRVWPQTVVEENNLHVHICAIRRMLGASSHLLIAVPGRGYRLALGQSSSSSEDAGVSVHRPPANTNIPLASSLLYGRGAAIAEVVEASERASLVSLVGPGGIGKTRLAIEAGRQVTGRFANGVWVVELSRVTASQYVACAVADVLDPDGASDCSPLERVVASLLDKQTLLVLDNCEHVIQAATDVVAAILAAVPGCKVIVTSREPLKIPGEHVYRVAALEVPLREQDCLDASEKSAVQLFLGRARSVDGEFASDEGSIALAAVICRRLDGMPLAIELAASRAATLGIRELAASLDDRFHILTGGYRTALPQHQTLRATFDWSYDLLSDQQRTVLRRVSVFPSLFEIDGAIAIAAGEGCSRDDVVDAICALSEKSLLVAETQLGAVQYRLLETCRAYALQRLADNGEHPEIEHRFLSFVNAKVYCALGNLSVECDRGALENFRLRLDDVRAAFHLIESSRADRRVAAELVIAATPFFFGLGLWSELRQYARLVLSAWNLAENHAESVSDVSIRLLNAIAGGKPRNLQAATRSHRPPIGAGVVSHGALGLRQVETRSSFAA, encoded by the coding sequence ATGATGATCATTCGTGACGTCGAGATACTACAGGACGAGCGTCGTGTACTTGTAGGCAAGAAACCGGTCAAGCTTGGTTCCCGAGCCTTTGACATCCTTGAACTGCTGGCAACGGCGGGTGGAGAGCTCGTATCGAAGCACGAAATAATGCGTCGTGTCTGGCCACAAACTGTGGTCGAGGAAAATAATTTACACGTGCATATTTGCGCGATCAGAAGGATGCTTGGCGCGTCGTCCCATCTTCTGATTGCCGTCCCCGGCCGAGGTTATCGACTCGCATTGGGACAATCTAGTTCGTCGTCTGAGGACGCCGGGGTAAGTGTGCATCGGCCGCCGGCTAACACGAACATTCCACTAGCGAGTTCTCTACTTTACGGGCGGGGCGCCGCAATCGCAGAAGTGGTCGAAGCCAGCGAAAGAGCATCGCTCGTTAGCCTCGTTGGACCGGGCGGCATTGGCAAGACGCGTCTCGCAATAGAGGCTGGTCGACAGGTTACGGGCCGGTTTGCGAACGGTGTCTGGGTTGTCGAACTCTCGCGGGTTACCGCATCCCAGTACGTCGCGTGTGCAGTAGCCGACGTGCTAGATCCGGATGGCGCCAGCGACTGCTCGCCACTTGAGCGTGTCGTGGCCTCTTTACTCGACAAGCAGACGCTACTTGTGCTGGACAACTGTGAGCACGTCATTCAGGCTGCGACGGATGTCGTAGCTGCGATCTTGGCAGCAGTTCCGGGCTGCAAGGTGATAGTGACAAGTCGCGAGCCGTTGAAAATCCCTGGCGAACACGTTTACAGAGTCGCGGCATTAGAAGTGCCTTTGCGCGAGCAGGATTGCCTCGATGCATCTGAAAAGAGTGCAGTGCAGCTGTTTCTTGGTCGCGCGCGATCGGTCGATGGCGAGTTTGCGTCCGACGAGGGAAGCATTGCGCTCGCGGCGGTGATCTGCCGCAGGCTCGATGGGATGCCACTCGCAATTGAGCTAGCCGCTTCGCGCGCGGCAACGCTGGGCATACGCGAATTAGCGGCCAGTCTCGACGACCGATTCCATATCTTGACCGGGGGCTATAGAACCGCGTTGCCTCAGCACCAAACGCTCAGGGCGACGTTCGATTGGAGCTACGACCTTCTCTCCGACCAGCAGCGAACGGTATTGCGGCGAGTAAGTGTGTTCCCATCGTTGTTTGAGATTGACGGGGCTATCGCCATCGCAGCAGGAGAAGGCTGCAGCAGAGACGACGTGGTGGACGCGATCTGCGCTTTGTCTGAGAAGTCACTCTTGGTTGCCGAGACACAACTGGGCGCGGTGCAGTACAGGCTCCTTGAAACCTGCCGCGCGTATGCCCTGCAGAGATTGGCGGACAACGGGGAACATCCGGAGATCGAACATCGCTTTCTGTCCTTTGTGAACGCGAAAGTTTACTGCGCGTTGGGAAATTTGAGCGTTGAGTGCGACCGGGGTGCGCTCGAGAATTTTCGTTTGCGTCTCGACGACGTACGTGCTGCGTTTCATCTCATCGAGTCGTCACGTGCCGACCGGCGCGTGGCCGCCGAATTGGTCATCGCGGCCACCCCGTTTTTCTTCGGACTTGGCCTTTGGTCGGAATTGCGGCAATACGCGCGTTTGGTGCTTTCGGCGTGGAACTTGGCCGAGAATCACGCTGAGTCGGTGTCGGACGTGAGCATACGACTGTTGAATGCAATAGCCGGCGGGAAACCGAGGAACCTGCAAGCCGCCACACGGTCGCACCGGCCGCCGATCGGGGCGGGCGTTGTGTCTCATGGAGCGTTGGGCCTCCGGCAGGTTGAGACGCGTTCGTCTTTTGCTGCTTGA
- a CDS encoding DUF3892 domain-containing protein, with amino-acid sequence MEFGFLSRITLLKRGKMPRYQVTCITLTGGVRTYQHIATIGFSNGVRWTRQQGVDFLRLAGNSLYVADRQGTVEISLVNDIPPYLRTRADGRYTDNLLALPACGSGLWYRPSRFADERPSRSCAGIRKVVSYPSNHWKLRTLRNQITRDDGDTGIAIWTRFVDSWKHQPALQFSVHGALDCRRFGQLACVANQLKWYLSGAPSPLNEKVVSILSDELLKPREFAAPDFFDILVPVDVAISAQGNRTNLQATRFCLTTDLDAIARQRRLSQDNPSIFRPGSCHALMDFVSKLGQPLKDDVPAGLGGLALRLSTY; translated from the coding sequence ATGGAATTTGGTTTTTTAAGTCGAATCACCCTTTTAAAACGGGGGAAAATGCCGCGATACCAGGTAACCTGCATTACGCTCACTGGCGGCGTTCGAACATATCAGCACATCGCGACCATTGGCTTCTCTAACGGGGTTCGTTGGACGCGGCAACAAGGCGTCGATTTCCTTCGGCTCGCCGGAAATTCGCTCTATGTAGCCGATCGCCAAGGTACAGTTGAAATAAGCTTAGTGAACGATATCCCGCCTTACCTTCGCACGCGTGCAGATGGGCGCTACACCGACAACCTACTTGCGCTGCCGGCCTGTGGATCTGGGCTTTGGTATCGGCCGTCCAGATTTGCTGACGAACGCCCGTCACGCTCGTGCGCGGGCATCCGCAAGGTCGTCTCGTACCCTTCGAATCACTGGAAGCTGCGGACGCTTCGCAACCAGATTACTCGAGATGATGGAGATACTGGAATAGCAATCTGGACGCGCTTCGTGGATTCGTGGAAGCATCAACCGGCTCTTCAGTTCTCAGTTCATGGTGCGCTTGACTGCAGGCGATTCGGTCAATTGGCCTGCGTCGCCAACCAGCTTAAGTGGTACCTGTCCGGCGCCCCTAGCCCGCTCAATGAGAAGGTTGTTTCCATCCTCAGCGACGAGCTGCTGAAGCCGCGAGAATTCGCCGCACCAGATTTTTTCGACATCCTTGTCCCGGTTGACGTCGCGATTTCCGCTCAGGGCAACCGCACGAACCTGCAGGCGACTCGTTTCTGCCTGACCACTGACCTCGACGCCATAGCCAGGCAGCGACGGCTTTCGCAGGACAACCCGTCCATCTTTCGCCCAGGCAGTTGTCATGCCCTCATGGACTTCGTATCCAAGCTTGGCCAACCCCTGAAGGATGACGTCCCGGCGGGACTGGGCGGCCTTGCGCTGCGCCTCAGCACTTACTAG